From Desulfovibrio sp., the proteins below share one genomic window:
- the sppA gene encoding signal peptide peptidase SppA, translating to MPARIVLSLMLILATAAGCSPRLSLFGDPASTSLTQSVLEGSGSAKVLVLPVSGFIGLGPRQGLLSSRPGTVQEATAILRKAAKDKNVKALVLLIDSPGGTVAGTDMLFKEIEAYKASTHVKVVAQAMTVCASGGYYLALAADEIQATPASVVGSVGTLFVSPKLAGLMGKIGVDAEVTKSGSLKDMGSPFRASTEEERRITQEMIDQMNAMFLELLASKRKLSRSQKDEAARAGVYAGGKAKELGLVDRLGYPRDALARAKALAGVAENAKVVVYRRSKYEDDTYYNAATGQWGGEGAKTLGVSIGLESLGMPVDAGFYYLWPQALPEQWR from the coding sequence ATGCCCGCCCGTATCGTTCTTTCTCTCATGCTGATTCTGGCAACAGCCGCCGGGTGCTCCCCCCGGCTGAGCCTGTTCGGGGATCCGGCATCAACGTCGCTTACACAGTCCGTGCTTGAAGGGAGCGGTTCCGCAAAGGTATTGGTGCTGCCCGTGAGCGGCTTCATCGGCCTGGGGCCACGCCAGGGTCTTTTGTCCTCACGCCCGGGAACGGTGCAGGAAGCGACGGCCATCTTGAGAAAAGCCGCCAAGGACAAGAACGTGAAAGCCCTGGTGCTTCTCATCGACAGCCCTGGCGGCACGGTGGCCGGTACGGACATGCTTTTTAAGGAGATCGAGGCGTACAAGGCTTCAACGCATGTGAAGGTTGTGGCTCAGGCAATGACCGTATGCGCTTCAGGCGGCTATTACCTGGCCCTGGCAGCCGACGAGATCCAGGCCACCCCGGCTTCCGTGGTCGGATCCGTTGGGACGCTCTTTGTTTCGCCAAAGCTGGCGGGGCTCATGGGCAAAATCGGGGTTGATGCCGAGGTGACCAAGTCCGGATCGCTCAAAGACATGGGCTCGCCCTTTCGGGCCTCAACCGAAGAGGAGCGCCGCATCACCCAGGAGATGATCGATCAGATGAACGCCATGTTCCTGGAGCTTCTGGCATCTAAACGGAAGCTCTCACGCTCCCAAAAGGACGAGGCCGCCAGGGCGGGTGTGTACGCCGGGGGGAAGGCCAAGGAGCTTGGGCTTGTGGACAGGCTGGGATATCCCAGGGACGCCCTGGCCAGGGCCAAAGCCCTTGCCGGAGTGGCGGAAAACGCCAAGGTGGTGGTCTACCGCAGGTCGAAATACGAAGACGACACCTACTACAATGCGGCAACCGGGCAATGGGGCGGGGAGGGAGCCAAGACGCTCGGGGTCAGCATCGGCCTGGAGAGCCTGGGAATGCCTGTGGACGCCGGATTCTACTACCTCTGGCCCCAAGCGCTGCCGGAACAGTGGCGATGA
- a CDS encoding rhomboid family intramembrane serine protease: MLPTPRQSWPDVAPELLTEIGQPELTQDMARQWSLVLLSRRVPHRVRQGWPGLRLLVPASRREEALGELQAYLKENPPEPVAIPDFRAKPSSWGELPGVLWSLSIVTVFLTMTGSENTLGIFLKDWHTRGSGDTGLMAAGELWRAVTALTLHADIAHLVGNVCLGGTFLLLLAGEIGLGSAWFLSLAGAVWANLVKIPLQASGYRFLGSSTAVFAALGVLAGVRLIRLGRNLSWRRALPFAAGLMILAFLGVGSEEEARRIDLAGHFMGFGAGFVLGLVYAGLERITKKNGRPLSPWLGTAAAMTVILAWAWALLA; encoded by the coding sequence ATGCTTCCAACTCCCAGACAATCCTGGCCGGATGTGGCTCCGGAACTGTTGACCGAGATCGGCCAGCCAGAGCTCACGCAGGACATGGCCAGGCAATGGTCCCTGGTGCTTTTGTCCAGGCGGGTGCCGCACAGGGTGCGCCAGGGCTGGCCGGGACTTCGGCTTCTGGTTCCGGCTTCCCGTCGCGAGGAGGCACTCGGCGAGCTCCAGGCCTACCTTAAGGAGAATCCGCCCGAGCCGGTGGCCATTCCAGACTTCAGGGCCAAGCCCTCCTCCTGGGGGGAGCTGCCCGGAGTGCTGTGGAGCCTCTCCATTGTCACGGTTTTTCTGACCATGACCGGGTCTGAAAACACCCTCGGAATTTTCCTGAAAGACTGGCATACGCGCGGCAGCGGCGACACCGGGCTCATGGCCGCCGGTGAACTGTGGAGAGCCGTTACCGCGTTGACCCTGCACGCCGATATAGCCCACCTGGTCGGGAACGTGTGCCTTGGGGGCACGTTTCTTTTGTTGCTGGCCGGCGAGATTGGTCTGGGCTCGGCCTGGTTCTTGTCTCTGGCCGGGGCCGTCTGGGCCAACCTGGTCAAGATTCCCCTGCAGGCCAGCGGCTACAGATTTCTGGGCTCATCCACCGCGGTCTTCGCCGCGCTCGGTGTTTTGGCCGGGGTCAGGCTCATACGCCTCGGCCGGAATCTGAGCTGGCGCCGGGCCCTGCCATTTGCGGCCGGACTCATGATTCTGGCCTTTCTGGGCGTGGGGTCGGAGGAAGAGGCCCGCAGGATCGATCTTGCCGGGCACTTTATGGGATTCGGGGCCGGGTTCGTTCTGGGGCTTGTCTACGCCGGCCTGGAGCGGATTACGAAAAAAAACGGCCGCCCGCTCTCCCCGTGGCTGGGAACAGCGGCGGCCATGACGGTTATTCTTGCCTGGGCCTGGGCCCTACTTGCATGA
- the bioB gene encoding biotin synthase BioB: protein MHIGNLSFTEAGRSVRAGEHLTGAALDRFVQAVASAKADQFVKLLAAARDIRIERIGRTVSLCAIVNAKSGRCSENCAFCAQSAHHETNAPVYPFMSPAQVAQAAESMLHMGARRFGIVTSGLSPSGKDFNNLLESVRAVAKLGMEADASCGVLTRDQLAVLKNAGLKAYHHNLETARSFFPKICTTHDYERDVQTVSDAVAVGLYVCSGGIMGLGESWDQRAELALTLRELGVPSVPMNFLLPIPGTPMGTRAPLSSEEALKIIALFRFLLPDAHIRICGGRQIVFGQNSGILPLEAGASGLMIGDYLTTKGLDAKADIEAILKAGWEIAGD, encoded by the coding sequence ATGCACATAGGCAACCTATCCTTCACCGAAGCAGGACGATCCGTACGGGCGGGTGAGCACTTGACCGGAGCGGCCTTGGACCGTTTCGTCCAGGCAGTGGCCAGTGCCAAGGCTGACCAGTTCGTTAAGCTTCTGGCCGCCGCCCGTGACATACGAATCGAGCGGATCGGCCGGACCGTGAGCCTGTGCGCCATAGTCAACGCTAAGAGCGGCCGCTGCTCGGAAAACTGCGCCTTCTGCGCCCAATCCGCGCATCACGAAACGAACGCTCCGGTGTATCCCTTCATGAGCCCGGCCCAGGTTGCTCAAGCGGCTGAATCCATGCTGCACATGGGAGCGCGGCGCTTCGGCATCGTCACCAGCGGCCTTTCTCCCTCCGGAAAAGACTTCAACAACCTTCTCGAATCGGTGCGGGCCGTGGCCAAGCTCGGCATGGAAGCGGACGCGTCCTGCGGCGTTCTTACTCGCGACCAACTGGCCGTTTTGAAGAATGCCGGTCTCAAAGCCTACCACCACAACCTGGAAACCGCCCGCAGTTTCTTCCCGAAAATTTGCACCACCCACGACTACGAACGTGATGTCCAGACCGTGAGCGACGCCGTTGCCGTGGGGCTGTACGTTTGTTCAGGGGGCATCATGGGCTTGGGCGAAAGCTGGGACCAGCGGGCCGAACTGGCACTGACCCTGCGTGAGCTCGGGGTGCCTTCAGTGCCGATGAATTTCCTGCTCCCCATCCCCGGGACTCCCATGGGAACCCGCGCCCCGCTCTCGTCCGAAGAGGCCCTCAAGATAATCGCCCTCTTTCGTTTTCTTCTACCCGATGCCCACATCCGCATCTGCGGCGGCCGCCAGATCGTCTTCGGCCAAAATAGCGGGATACTGCCATTGGAAGCCGGGGCCAGCGGACTCATGATCGGCGATTACCTCACCACCAAGGGCTTGGACGCCAAGGCGGATATTGAAGCCATCCTCAAGGCTGGCTGGGAGATCGCCGGTGATTGA
- a CDS encoding PH domain-containing protein, which translates to MEPRRVLAEKEDILYQTKKHWAVFIKAAVYFGLAGAVLAYKDPILAAVQFTPPEDFKRILPPLINGTVKTVCFTAAVIFGLFGMARLLSFFSNKVLVTTKRVIQHDVLSGSLFSIDLGRIESVRACTGLLGSLLGYGRVLLVTGSGQRIVISNLRKPHEFERELFGAK; encoded by the coding sequence ATGGAGCCTCGCCGCGTTCTGGCCGAAAAGGAAGACATTCTCTACCAGACGAAAAAGCATTGGGCCGTTTTCATCAAGGCTGCCGTCTATTTCGGACTGGCCGGGGCCGTGCTCGCCTACAAAGATCCAATTTTGGCGGCTGTCCAGTTCACTCCTCCCGAAGATTTCAAGCGGATATTGCCCCCCCTCATCAACGGCACGGTAAAGACAGTCTGTTTCACGGCGGCCGTAATCTTTGGCCTGTTCGGCATGGCCAGGCTTTTGAGCTTTTTCAGCAACAAGGTGCTCGTCACCACCAAACGGGTCATCCAGCACGACGTGCTTTCCGGCTCCCTCTTCTCCATCGACCTGGGGCGCATCGAATCGGTCCGAGCCTGCACCGGGCTTCTCGGGTCGCTTTTGGGCTACGGCCGGGTCCTGTTGGTCACGGGGTCTGGGCAAAGGATCGTCATTTCCAACTTAAGAAAACCCCACGAGTTCGAGCGCGAACTCTTTGGGGCCAAATGA
- a CDS encoding DUF4079 domain-containing protein — MLYVHPAMMLCLILLTLYVFTLGYARFKSQHLGRKTIFQWKRHVLLGRFAMVGLAAGMCGGLFMTWFFWGAPFAAKTHAGIALVMLVLIVSGTATGQSLNKTKKPGNPLALVHGIGNTLLAILALVQVYTGYHVLKDFIW; from the coding sequence ATGCTCTACGTTCATCCAGCGATGATGCTGTGTCTTATCCTCTTGACGCTCTATGTTTTCACTTTGGGATATGCGCGTTTCAAATCCCAGCATCTGGGGAGAAAAACCATATTCCAGTGGAAGCGTCATGTTCTACTCGGGCGATTCGCCATGGTCGGGCTTGCCGCGGGTATGTGCGGGGGCCTGTTCATGACCTGGTTTTTCTGGGGAGCCCCCTTCGCCGCCAAAACCCATGCTGGAATCGCATTGGTCATGCTGGTGTTAATCGTTTCGGGCACGGCCACGGGCCAGTCCCTGAACAAGACCAAGAAGCCGGGGAACCCTCTGGCCCTGGTCCATGGAATCGGCAACACCCTGTTGGCCATTCTGGCACTTGTGCAGGTGTACACCGGTTACCACGTACTGAAGGATTTCATCTGGTGA
- a CDS encoding AI-2E family transporter, whose protein sequence is MDKQQQIYSFFLLGILAVSLYFAFQVLNPFVHNIFVAIILASLLHPFHQRLRTKLNGKDVVAALVSTVLVTLLIILPMFLFTGALIGQAAKSLNALQTWLKAAHLETWLKDESFAPYVNWLNEAFPWLEFDLSKVDIRGGLLDLSKNLGQLTIDLGTRLLGNFIGVLLDFLIMLFVLFFLFLDGESMLVQLKHLSPLHDAQEDRILRKLRDVARSVVVGSFLVAICQGVVGGLGLAIVGIPALFWGAMMGFASLVPVVGTLLIWGPAALYLLIIGDWKGALIIAGWGAIIVSGIDSFVRPMLMKGQAQMSTFWVFLSIIGGIKYFGPLGILYGPMILALAMVMLSIYADEYSDLLATKCLPPQETPKKK, encoded by the coding sequence ATGGACAAGCAGCAGCAAATCTATTCTTTCTTTCTCTTGGGCATACTCGCGGTATCCCTCTACTTCGCATTCCAGGTTTTGAATCCCTTCGTCCACAACATCTTCGTGGCCATTATCCTGGCCAGCCTGCTCCACCCGTTCCACCAGCGGCTGAGGACCAAATTGAACGGCAAGGACGTGGTTGCCGCGCTCGTTTCCACCGTACTGGTCACCCTGCTCATCATCCTGCCCATGTTCCTGTTCACCGGGGCGCTTATCGGCCAGGCAGCGAAATCCTTGAACGCCCTGCAGACATGGCTCAAGGCCGCCCACCTGGAAACCTGGCTCAAGGACGAGAGCTTCGCTCCCTACGTCAACTGGTTAAACGAGGCTTTCCCCTGGCTTGAATTCGACCTGAGCAAGGTCGACATCAGGGGCGGCCTGCTGGACCTTTCCAAAAATCTCGGACAGCTCACCATCGACCTTGGCACCCGTTTGCTCGGCAACTTCATCGGGGTGCTCCTGGACTTCTTGATCATGCTCTTCGTGCTGTTCTTCCTCTTTCTCGACGGCGAGTCCATGCTTGTGCAGCTCAAGCATCTTTCCCCGCTGCACGACGCCCAGGAAGACCGCATCCTGCGCAAGCTTCGCGACGTGGCCCGCTCCGTGGTGGTGGGCAGCTTCCTGGTGGCCATCTGCCAGGGCGTGGTGGGCGGCCTTGGCCTTGCCATCGTGGGCATCCCGGCCCTTTTCTGGGGAGCCATGATGGGGTTCGCGTCCCTGGTGCCCGTTGTCGGCACCCTGCTCATCTGGGGTCCGGCCGCGCTGTACCTGCTCATCATCGGGGACTGGAAGGGCGCTCTTATCATCGCCGGTTGGGGCGCTATCATCGTCTCCGGCATCGACTCGTTCGTACGGCCCATGCTCATGAAAGGCCAGGCGCAGATGTCCACCTTCTGGGTGTTCCTCTCCATCATCGGCGGCATCAAGTACTTCGGTCCGCTGGGAATCCTCTACGGCCCCATGATCCTGGCCCTGGCCATGGTGATGTTAAGCATCTACGCCGACGAATACAGCGACCTGCTGGCCACCAAATGCCTTCCTCCCCAGGAGACGCCGAAAAAAAAGTGA
- a CDS encoding class I SAM-dependent methyltransferase, with product MANAKGIQTPKVCEAGQGAREGGPQTLSGVARKASGLLVRWSGALLQAAGLGPVLDVACGDGRNGLYLAGLGARVVLVDKSSLALESVAEAGHPENVRFMRLDLETPEPPVFEAQAFGAVMVFRYLHRPLIGGLRDCLIPGGMFVYETYLEGQEAYGKPRNPDHLLGRGELAAWFEGWEVLEHYEGFLDDPPRVMGRIVCRKPSPVASGACP from the coding sequence ATGGCGAACGCGAAAGGGATTCAAACGCCCAAAGTCTGTGAAGCGGGGCAGGGCGCGCGCGAGGGAGGTCCGCAGACCCTCTCCGGGGTTGCGCGCAAGGCCTCCGGGCTTCTGGTGCGATGGAGCGGTGCACTGCTCCAGGCGGCTGGTCTGGGCCCTGTGCTGGACGTGGCCTGCGGCGACGGGAGAAACGGCCTGTATCTAGCAGGTCTCGGGGCGCGCGTTGTGCTCGTGGACAAATCCTCGCTTGCCCTGGAGAGCGTGGCCGAGGCGGGCCACCCGGAGAACGTCCGGTTCATGCGGCTTGACCTGGAAACACCTGAACCGCCTGTTTTCGAGGCCCAGGCCTTCGGCGCGGTGATGGTCTTTCGATATCTGCACCGCCCTCTCATTGGGGGGCTGCGCGATTGCCTGATCCCCGGAGGCATGTTCGTCTACGAGACGTACCTGGAGGGCCAGGAAGCCTACGGCAAACCCCGCAATCCGGACCATCTGCTTGGGCGCGGCGAGCTGGCGGCCTGGTTTGAAGGTTGGGAGGTGCTTGAGCATTACGAGGGTTTCCTGGACGATCCGCCCCGGGTCATGGGCCGAATCGTCTGCCGCAAGCCTTCCCCGGTTGCCAGCGGAGCATGCCCCTGA
- a CDS encoding SagB family peptide dehydrogenase, whose protein sequence is MITARIYHDVVAHSRGKLTGMGVDWVNQPSKFKSYGGLRLFSLPRDVDLPEVSLWRVPNPGEAKPLGLDELSAILFHGAGLTRSSPRKERESFYRACPSAGALYPCEAYLAWPGGAGLDAGLYHYDVGGHGLTELRTGFPTPASLGLPHRSSLEGEAFVFVTAIFYRTAWKYRTRAYRYLNLDAGHMVEGLALGFGAYDVPVRVELNFDDAAVAGFLGIDAALEGCLSVIRFCPGHGRSANGNLGPLPEDSALVSRCSPADAPMSGVQAVHSACSRLVGQDAAMPPARHTRLGAGLNWQGCASPSGFYEQTKLFPAMSARRSRRNFISDSQYRGAMLKMLASLSGPLYPPGGHPAEEACTVGVLSPAAPPIPMGFSLFDRLNMRIGLRRDGDMREAMAKVCLDQLWMRDAAMHVLFLVDFSELEPCLGDRGYRGALQAAGRLGHRLYLAAESLGIGACGVGAFFDGDAAELLGLPDGAGLAYVVAVGPTRSR, encoded by the coding sequence GTGATAACAGCGAGAATCTATCACGACGTCGTGGCCCACAGCCGGGGCAAGCTCACCGGCATGGGTGTGGACTGGGTGAACCAGCCATCGAAATTCAAGAGCTATGGGGGGTTGCGGCTTTTCTCCCTCCCCAGGGACGTCGACTTGCCAGAGGTCTCCTTGTGGAGAGTTCCAAACCCCGGAGAGGCCAAGCCCCTTGGCCTGGATGAACTTTCGGCCATTTTGTTTCACGGGGCCGGGCTTACCAGGTCGAGCCCCCGCAAGGAACGCGAATCCTTTTACAGGGCGTGCCCATCCGCAGGCGCCCTCTATCCATGTGAAGCATATCTGGCCTGGCCAGGCGGGGCGGGTCTTGATGCCGGACTGTACCACTATGATGTTGGCGGGCATGGCCTGACCGAACTGCGCACAGGGTTTCCAACCCCTGCATCGCTTGGACTGCCGCATCGCTCATCCCTTGAGGGCGAGGCGTTTGTGTTCGTTACGGCCATTTTCTATCGTACCGCCTGGAAGTACCGCACCCGGGCCTACCGCTATCTGAATCTGGACGCCGGACACATGGTGGAAGGATTGGCCCTGGGATTTGGTGCCTACGACGTTCCTGTGCGGGTGGAGCTCAACTTCGACGACGCGGCGGTCGCTGGATTTCTTGGCATTGACGCCGCCCTGGAAGGTTGTTTGAGCGTTATCAGGTTCTGTCCTGGCCATGGCCGGTCCGCCAATGGCAATCTTGGACCGCTGCCTGAAGATTCGGCGTTGGTCAGCAGGTGTTCTCCAGCGGACGCCCCCATGAGCGGGGTGCAGGCCGTGCATTCCGCTTGCTCCAGGCTTGTCGGCCAGGACGCGGCCATGCCGCCGGCCCGGCACACCAGGCTGGGGGCGGGACTGAACTGGCAGGGGTGTGCTTCGCCCAGCGGCTTCTACGAACAGACAAAGCTGTTCCCGGCCATGTCCGCCAGACGCTCCAGGAGAAATTTCATTTCGGATTCGCAGTATAGGGGCGCGATGCTCAAGATGCTGGCGAGCCTGTCCGGCCCTTTGTATCCCCCGGGTGGGCATCCCGCTGAAGAGGCCTGCACAGTGGGGGTGTTGTCCCCTGCGGCGCCGCCTATCCCAATGGGTTTTTCCCTGTTTGACCGTCTGAACATGCGCATCGGCCTGCGCCGTGACGGCGACATGCGCGAAGCCATGGCCAAGGTATGCCTGGACCAGCTCTGGATGCGCGATGCGGCCATGCACGTACTGTTTCTTGTCGATTTTTCCGAGCTGGAACCGTGTCTGGGAGACAGGGGGTACCGGGGAGCGCTCCAGGCTGCGGGGCGGCTGGGGCACAGATTGTATTTGGCCGCTGAATCCCTGGGGATCGGGGCTTGCGGCGTGGGTGCTTTCTTCGACGGGGATGCCGCCGAACTCTTGGGCTTGCCCGACGGGGCTGGGCTTGCCTACGTGGTTGCCGTGGGGCCTACCCGCAGCCGTTAA
- a CDS encoding HAMP domain-containing histidine kinase encodes MRFTTRPRILRIGILFKLILVFTSILVIIYFTTSNIFDYQQGIVNISREVVKVRFEVLSISQGMVDSLLSMEENQKKYDVLRQDNYKQYFVSALKEYKRNLGSIQWFSYSGSEVWGRLQQDFQQTLPNLADPDDITKGQLPWVPQEKLNEWLNTILSSKQANERFIESSMRELYAWSERSVRAGMIGLGISMAVALFGSAYLTYSLFLPLRELRRGIRAFTLDGKLKSVRVISRDELGELAQAFNEMTARLTEEEKMRTDFIDMLSHEIRTPLTSIRESVNLMREQVLGDINDRQKRFLDIASSELERISKLLGRLMQVSSMSSRFITLSFKPVDPVHLLHETVDKAMPSAEAKKITINAHCVPDVPSAMADTEHLRQALLNLIGNAVKFSPPGSVVETSLQLADGGNQLLFSVVDSGPGIPEGEQPLVFNKYYRGEQLKKTADGIGLGLSIAKNIVEAHGGKIWLSSRPGRGSTFFFTIPIARETQ; translated from the coding sequence ATGCGCTTCACCACACGACCCCGCATTCTGAGGATCGGCATCCTTTTTAAGCTGATTCTGGTTTTCACCTCCATATTGGTGATCATCTATTTCACCACGTCCAACATCTTCGACTACCAGCAGGGGATTGTGAACATCTCCCGCGAGGTGGTGAAGGTGCGCTTCGAGGTGCTCTCCATCTCGCAGGGCATGGTGGACAGCCTGCTCTCCATGGAAGAGAACCAGAAGAAATACGACGTGTTGCGCCAGGACAATTACAAACAATATTTCGTGTCCGCGCTGAAGGAATACAAACGCAACCTGGGTTCGATCCAGTGGTTCAGCTATTCCGGCTCCGAGGTATGGGGCCGTCTGCAACAGGATTTCCAGCAGACCCTGCCGAATCTGGCGGACCCGGACGACATCACCAAAGGCCAGCTCCCCTGGGTGCCTCAAGAGAAGCTCAACGAGTGGCTGAACACCATCTTGAGCTCCAAGCAGGCCAACGAGCGCTTCATCGAATCAAGCATGCGCGAGCTTTACGCCTGGAGCGAACGTTCGGTACGAGCCGGCATGATAGGCTTGGGTATTTCCATGGCCGTGGCCCTGTTCGGCAGCGCGTACCTCACCTATTCCCTGTTCCTGCCCTTGCGTGAACTGCGCCGGGGCATCCGGGCCTTCACCCTGGACGGAAAGCTCAAATCCGTGCGGGTGATCTCCCGGGACGAACTGGGCGAGCTGGCCCAGGCCTTCAACGAGATGACCGCCCGCCTGACCGAGGAAGAGAAGATGCGCACGGACTTCATCGACATGTTAAGTCACGAGATCCGCACGCCGCTCACCTCCATACGCGAGTCCGTGAACCTCATGCGCGAGCAGGTTCTGGGAGACATCAACGACCGTCAGAAGCGTTTTTTGGACATCGCCTCCTCGGAACTGGAGCGCATCTCGAAGTTGCTCGGGCGTCTGATGCAGGTCTCCAGCATGTCATCTCGCTTCATCACCCTGAGCTTCAAACCCGTTGACCCCGTTCATCTGCTTCATGAAACAGTGGACAAGGCCATGCCTTCGGCCGAAGCCAAGAAAATTACCATAAACGCCCATTGCGTCCCGGATGTTCCGTCAGCCATGGCCGACACCGAGCACCTGCGCCAAGCTCTTTTGAACCTCATAGGCAATGCCGTGAAGTTTTCGCCCCCGGGGTCGGTGGTGGAAACCTCGCTGCAACTCGCTGACGGCGGAAATCAGCTCCTTTTTTCCGTGGTGGATTCGGGGCCTGGCATCCCGGAAGGTGAGCAGCCTTTGGTATTCAACAAGTACTACCGGGGAGAGCAGCTCAAAAAAACCGCCGACGGCATTGGCCTTGGGCTTTCCATCGCCAAGAACATCGTTGAGGCCCACGGCGGCAAGATATGGCTCTCAAGCAGGCCTGGACGGGGCAGCACGTTTTTCTTCACCATACCCATCGCCCGGGAGACACAGTAA
- a CDS encoding sigma-54-dependent Fis family transcriptional regulator, whose translation MAATQLRKTILVVDDDSHIREVLDVRLSSAGYEVIQASDGGEALELLGGTPVDLVISDIRMPGLDGLELQARLEKTAPTLPIIFLTAYGSIQDAVKAIKSGAVDYLTKPFEGRELLDKVSKVLSKSGPGTSFVAPSAPKKDGGMWETRSPKMLELAKMVEKVAARDVNVLLLGESGTGKERIAHLIHSLSPRREHPLVVVDCGSTPASLLESELFGHVKGSFTHAVRDKKGLIEEAHKGTLFLDEIGNISTEMQVRLLRFLENRKIRHIGDTREIAVDCRVIAATNADLAQDVAEGNFREDLYYRLRVVTVNVPPLRERKEDIPILAEHFAESFCKDQGMAPLAIPRETMEFIKEYSWPGNIRELKNAIEAAIVVSNDGVLTPDDLQVAPASKPGKARQEAMSLDESEKLAIIRALEKSNWVQKDAAPLLGVSRRALNYKIQKYAIEIPTRRKAPKPQ comes from the coding sequence ATGGCAGCAACACAGCTTCGCAAGACAATACTCGTTGTGGACGACGATTCGCACATCCGCGAGGTTCTGGACGTGCGGCTCTCGTCCGCCGGGTATGAAGTCATCCAGGCTTCCGACGGCGGGGAAGCTCTGGAACTACTTGGCGGCACCCCCGTGGACCTGGTGATCTCGGACATCCGCATGCCCGGGCTCGACGGACTGGAGCTTCAGGCCCGCCTGGAGAAAACCGCGCCCACGCTGCCCATCATCTTCCTCACGGCCTACGGTTCCATTCAGGACGCCGTGAAGGCCATCAAAAGCGGCGCTGTGGACTACCTTACCAAGCCTTTCGAAGGGCGTGAGCTTCTGGACAAGGTGAGCAAGGTCCTCTCCAAATCCGGCCCTGGCACGAGTTTCGTGGCCCCTTCCGCCCCCAAGAAGGACGGGGGCATGTGGGAAACCCGCTCCCCCAAAATGCTGGAACTGGCCAAGATGGTGGAGAAGGTGGCGGCGCGGGACGTGAACGTGCTGCTGCTGGGGGAATCGGGCACCGGCAAGGAGCGCATCGCGCACCTTATTCATTCCCTGAGCCCTCGCCGGGAACATCCCCTGGTGGTCGTGGATTGCGGCTCAACCCCGGCCAGCCTGCTGGAATCCGAGCTTTTCGGGCATGTGAAAGGCTCCTTCACCCATGCCGTGCGCGACAAAAAGGGCCTCATCGAGGAGGCCCACAAGGGAACGCTCTTTCTGGATGAGATCGGCAACATCTCCACCGAGATGCAGGTCCGTCTGCTGCGTTTTCTGGAGAACCGCAAGATCAGGCATATCGGCGACACGCGCGAGATAGCGGTGGACTGCCGGGTGATCGCGGCCACCAATGCTGATCTGGCCCAGGACGTTGCCGAGGGCAACTTCCGGGAAGACCTGTACTACCGGCTTCGGGTGGTCACGGTGAACGTTCCTCCGCTTCGCGAGCGCAAGGAGGACATCCCGATCCTGGCCGAACATTTCGCCGAATCCTTCTGCAAGGATCAGGGAATGGCTCCGCTTGCGATTCCCCGCGAAACCATGGAGTTCATAAAAGAGTATTCCTGGCCCGGAAACATACGGGAATTGAAAAACGCCATCGAAGCGGCCATCGTGGTTTCCAACGACGGCGTGCTCACTCCAGACGACCTGCAGGTCGCCCCGGCGTCGAAACCAGGCAAGGCCCGCCAGGAAGCCATGTCCCTGGACGAAAGCGAGAAGCTCGCCATCATCCGCGCCCTGGAAAAGTCCAACTGGGTGCAGAAGGATGCTGCCCCGCTTCTCGGCGTCAGCCGCCGGGCCTTGAACTACAAGATACAGAAATACGCCATCGAGATTCCCACCAGGCGCAAGGCCCCGAAACCCCAGTAA